The sequence below is a genomic window from Corythoichthys intestinalis isolate RoL2023-P3 chromosome 4, ASM3026506v1, whole genome shotgun sequence.
TAAATACCGTAAGTGTGACAAGTGTGTATTTTGCCCTGggaattttaattatttatttctttgttttggtTGATAAATCTTGTGATATCACACAGCTTAACTCTTGGTCTGCCATTGATTCcaattgatgtccaatccatttttaatgggaagggCGGGAAGGGATCGAATGATCGTTCATTAGCTAGtatccaactccggtcctcgagagctccaatgcagtttgttttccatgtcttcctcctctaacacacctgactcaaataatcaggatcgttatcaggctcctgcagagcttgctgatgagctatcatttgattcaggtgtgttaaaggagggagacatggaaaacaagttggataggggctctcgaggaccggaattGGATACCCCTGCTGTAAgggtttgggggggaaaaaatcaggaATTAAAAAGTTAAAGAAACTTTTGTTCGTCGATCACTTTTAacagcagccagtgagttaaggaATGTTAAACACTAGCAATTAACAGGCTTTTTGGGTGATGGTGAACCTGCACAAATACGTtatgaaaaaatgtttaaaaaaaaaaaaaaaagttaactacattttaagaaaattcaataaaaactgaaagacaatttggacatgacactaaagaaaaagtaaaatattttatatcgCGAGATTCCGAGTAGCAAGTATTTAAAGATAACAATACGACATCCATTTgtgttggtcagctttctttacgaaagaacaaaaaagaaatcatgtgcaaaataaaaaaaacaattgcaatgacacagaaagattttaacatgtattttacaaatcaaATGCCTgaatgtatcttttttttcttataaaaaggttttaaaaagctttattgatgaattttctcaagttaaaagtGCCACGCAGAAAGTATTAAAAttatttgcatattattttgaaaaatgaccggATGCActatatttttacacaagtgacttccagtctgcccgatcctacctacCGGTAGTTTGATTGAGGCAGGAGATTTGCGTCTCGCAACAAAAGGTAAACTGTGCCGTTCGTTTCGGGTGCGATGCATTTAACCTCTTCTGGGGTGCGTCTGAAACGCAGCCAGTCTGCAACTGGTATGCAATCGCTACTTGAGTTTACcgaccgcgtttcactgcgctgACGCAGAAGCCCCATGTGTATTACCGGGGTTATGCACAGGTCCATCGCTGCCGTGCTCCCTGACTCTCTCAGTCTgtgctgacataattgctgcatgaattgtaatttgggagacttgagagttcagaccgccgctaaattttgaaaaacatgGCCTTGatcagattttaaccacatacaacAGTGACCCAGATTGAATtttaaatggtccacttctacgcGACTTATCCTGTTCATACCGTCAAGTTGATGCACacaagtcggaaaaacatgaaaaattctgatttctgcattaagacctgcggttcgaacctagccttagatttttatatttcaaatgACTTGAAAGTTCTTGGATCACCGCGTTTGTATAAAAAATTCAATGGTATCAAACCTTCTGCATCGGGATCGACCTGATTGACAACAGTGTACACAAGAGATGTGTCGGACTCCTTTTGCAAGTagcctatctaaaaaaaaaaaaaaaagcagacataACATTGTAAATAGAGTTGatacactggagatatgatcaaAACTAATGCAACATgaagaagcaatgtggggatagGGGCATGGAAAGTACAACACCTTTGAGTTTGGCATGTATCTGTTGATGCGATCTCTGGCTTCATCTGCCGAATGTTCCACCAGGGCAAGAACGTGTTCCTCTGCTGTGCTGTCTGTCAGGCTGCAGGCATTACCCTCTAACTCAAACAGGTAGCTGAAATCAGAAAAGCCGTGAGGTGATGCCTTTTCTTCAACCTTTACTGAATTAAGCAACATGTCGTCGTCACTTACGTCATGTCTTTCACTGGTAgttttttggactttttggcagATTCTACCGGCATAGGAGTCGTCTCCGTTGTAGGTATATCAGCTTCTAGTTCATCATCTCCCAAAATGGCTGCCATGTCTTGCATGAAAGACATGCTGCGCTTTAAAACCAACAGTCGATCCTTAAAAACAAAAgttacaaacatttaatgcagAGCATCTCAACCAATTTTCTGTTACGACACCTCCAGGAAGAAGAAAACATGGCGTAAACTCCCTACTCGActataaatagtatcatttaaaAATTGTTATCTGTAGAACTCTGTATAACATTGCATCCTCGTTGCcattaaagaaaacaaaaaaagaaaacagtgcAGCTTAAAACAAAGAATGACTTTATTAACATAATGTTAATAGTAACAGAAAAGATTTAAAGTCCATCAAGTCCtaaaaatgaaggggaaaaaaatccttatATATACTGTCAGCATAGTACTACATGTGGAATTACGCAATGTCATATTTCCGCTTCTTAGTGACtgggaagcattttttttttttttttcagtctcttGCCACCTTTATTTTCATTCTTGTGCAAAAGTTGTCTCTGAGGGTTTGTTCCAtaaatatcacatatatacccaCGGTCATACACCTGAGACATTTCAGTTGAATGAAAAAGACGGTCAAAAATTTTGACCGAGGGTGTACATGTAAGGCTAGATGTCCAGAGGTAGAGTTGGCGGCGTAAAtaactggcggccatcttgcatCGAGGGACTTCTATGACGGGGTCTATTGTGGCGGACGTAAGTGGGGGATTTTctttattaaaatacttttaaccCATTGCATTCATGAGGGATTTACAAACAGTTTGGTTTATGACAAACTGTTGCCATTGTTAATGCAGTTAATTTTCTGCGTCTCTGAGGTTTATTAAAAACCAAGCCATttgaaaattgagcattataaaGCCATTTCAAAGTACACGCTCCATTGGCAATGATGTTATATTTATCGAATGGACCCACGCAAAATGGCCGAAAAGTGACGAGGCTCGTCCAAAGTGGCTGACAACTCACACAGGACATCTATTTATATGTATGATATGCAGGGTTTGTTTACTCTCTTCAAATCGTTGGCTTGGTGCAAACTAACACCATAGCAACACCgagagtgccactgccaccgACTGAAGTGGATGTGCAATCACAGTTAATTGTCGTACAGCCAACAAAACAAGCATGTTCCCAAGAGTCACATGCGCCCACCCTTTCAAGACCCACTACAGTATATGATTTAATATAATCAGGGCTCTTGCACACTCTTAAAAGTCAAATCTAATCTAATGCGAATATAATTTAAGGCCAAAACATGTCGTaataatttctgatgaaaaaaaaaattttttttgtttcactgtAAACAGTTTCTGCCACAGACCGCTGGTGTTATTCTACTATCATGTGTGACTCGATGGCTTTGACCCCCACTGTCCACATCTGTGAAGTTTGCCCCCTattagatgcaaatttataaaaaacaaaaaacaatgtcaatcatttgtgctgtaaaaggtTTCATGTGTGTCACTATCGTTTTAGAGATGCTTACAATTCTTTTACATGCCAATCTGCGGTCAGAAGGCCCCCCATTTTTATCTAAAGTGGCTACAAATGGTGTCAATCATTTGTacttcgtttgtgctgtaaaatttgtttttgctgcaacggttttgtagatattcatcttttaatttgtagtgatgacgtcacgcatcCACCCCTACATAGGAATGGAATCGCAATGGTGTCGttcgtttgtgctaggtttgtgctgtaaaaacttATTAGTGCTGCTACGGTTTTGGAGTCCTTACAAATAATATCAAACAAGGTTTCAGTAATTTTATGTCCCTTTCAATCCATTGTTTAGGAcgctgggtgaactctggatgacctaaaaataataaatcaactcAAGTCAAGCCGAGGTTGCGTACAACATATCATATATACTATATTAATCCCAAACTCTCGCAATTAGTGCActgccatttttatttatttattttttttaaaacctgtcgtgttcagctgcttagaaagaataggaatctgagtgtcctcatGGTCTGAACTGTTTTAATGtaccacatgggagtttgatacaTTAGCGCACGGtggaggtgcaacaattaatcgattaaccgaCAACTAATCAATTAGCAAATTAATTAAGAAGCATGTTGATTACCAATTAAttgtttaggaccttcttcaccttaaacttgtctaaattcttgaaattataacatactagtacatactgtataactTTGCAGTTGTAAATGTTATCAGATttgttcattatatttttgttaagtcaaagtaggacatgaacaaaaatctgcttttactttggaaaacaacaatttacatttttgccaattttcgaacatcttactgtctaaacaaagctttttaatAAGGCtgcgacaactaatcgattcaattgattaataaattagttgccaacgaattttaAAATCGATACAGTAATAGAGTACAGTTAAGTAAGGAAGccgtaataaaatatttttgaaggtaATAGTCATCCATTCATTGGTACTTACTacctgcctaaaacaacttcaagtgacatttatctgattaatcaatcgtttaattaatcgtccgatcaatcgattatgaaaataatctttAGTTGCAGTCTTAGTGCACGGCCATTAAGAAAACTGATACACACAATTAGAAGTTATACAGCAGACTACAGTGATTCCCCTGGCATTAAACACATCTTCTGGAAATTTAATACCTGctgcatttttccattaaaTGTAAGATGATTTAAGACCTTGAATAtccggattttaaatttaagactttttaaggagCTGTGGGAACCCTGGATATTACTGACACAGCAAAGCCAATTTCTTTGAAAGCCAAATCTCAGACCAGGCCACAAAATGACATAGAtttttgaagtctatgcataAATGTGTTTCTTTTTGATACTCATTGGACTACATCTGGAAAATCTAATATAAATTTCTGTGTCATTTCACTGGTTACAATTAAGTTCTTTGTCTCTCTGTTTTAGCTTAACCCAAACATCTTGAAACATCTTTTTCAAGAAAGAAAGTAAAGTATAATATTCCATAAAAGTGTAGCCAAATAAGAATTCACGGGGTGCTAAGGTGTTTCATGGTTAATCAAAACATTAAGTGGTGTGCATCCATACTTATGTTCCAGGCGGGTATCAAAGACATcattagttttattaccttgctCATCATCTTAAAACCAGTATGAAGAAGTTTCTTGGCTTCCTTATAATAGACTGTCTCTGGACGGTTGTAAACCATGGCATTGTCGCACATCAGTTTGAAATCCGCCTAATGAAGACAATGGATTCAAAGATGCAGAATGTCAAAAATCATTCCAATTTCTTATCCAAGTTTTAACACTGACTAGCACTATGGATCCTAAATTTTGTATTCCCCCTTGTCTTACCTTGAATTCTGTCACTGTGTTGTACTCGTTGTTTGTAATCTTGTCCTTCATGGTGCTGAAGTCCATTGGATGCTTGATGATCATTGAGTAATTGGGAGCAATTGCGTCTGTTACTGGGAAGGCAAAGAAACCATGGGCATCTTTTCTGTGGAGACAAGAAATAAACACCATGagtggaaaattcttgtgaagaatAGTTTTTGATTTACAGTATTGCACTTGAACTACGTGTCTAAAATTCAGCTTTTGCTATGTAGATCTAGCATAAATGATAAAAGTATGAAGTATAATTTTTAACCATACCTCTGTAGCTGTCGCAGGAAATGCTCGAGTAATAGTTGCCGAGGAGTGGATTCATTCTCTGTATTGGGagggaaataaatgaaaatgtagCAATttcacaaacacattttgatctTAATAATCGCAATAATGTAAAATTGGCCCTTGCCATGCTGTGTCCGACATGCTCGCACTGGCCTTTCCCCTTGGTGCTCTACTTCAACTTTCACACCAGGGTGAAATTCTTCAAATTTAGCCCCGCTGTCCAACTTTTCCTTCTTCCTTTTCTTCTCTTCTGGCTGATCAATAAAATCATCCTTGTGATTATCAGTCAAAATTGGAATTAAACTGGACATGCAGAGACGTGCTGTACAGGCTAAAATGTGCATTCTTCACCTCCATCTTGATACTTGTTTTGGATATTGTGAAAGGTTCGACAGGCGCCCCAGTGCTGACCACGTTTGTTGCACCTGCCTCAGATTCAGTCTGCTCGCGCTCTCTCTTCTTCCTCTTTTCCTCCTGTCATATGAGAGGCAACAAACAAGTTTTGACAttgaaattagtgctgcaatgattaactcgagtattcaataggaaaaaaatattcgaattaaattttgctgccttaagtattcgtttagttaaagtggcgttgtaatggtttgttaaggaagtgtttacatttagttttattgatttgggtagacacactaccctctagtctgcctcatttcacatggctgaatccagctgctccctgttaagaccaacatgagttaagtttttgtttgagcgaatgtttttattaatgcatttgtaatttagtgtaAAGGTATAAtttgccgttttttgtgggaatatgtgtttgaactatttgttaagagcattgtaaaaaaaaccttggcattttatagcatttaaactagctgaCATTTGCGaagtaaattagccaattgttcttttgttgtacatatattctctttaatatattttttttccaccgtttgaggctcaggtcaggtgttttattttttgtatgttccttatccaattacccgATCATTCGAaccagttcatcgattaatcgactactaaaataatcaatagctgcaggccTAATTGAAATGCAAGCATCTTCTCATAAAACTGACCTTTCGTCGTTTTCTCTCTTCGTCGTCCACATATTTGTCCTTATCCTTTTctgattttttcttcttcttcttttttttctctttgtggcGCTCGTGGTCTGATCTGTCG
It includes:
- the brd9 gene encoding bromodomain-containing protein 9: MGKKHKKHKPEWRTVDDYEDKALEKPLKLVLKVGGSEVTELSGSGHDSSYYDDRSDHERHKEKKKKKKKKSEKDKDKYVDDEERKRRKEEKRKKREREQTESEAGATNVVSTGAPVEPFTISKTSIKMEPEEKKRKKEKLDSGAKFEEFHPGVKVEVEHQGERPVRACRTQHENESTPRQLLLEHFLRQLQRKDAHGFFAFPVTDAIAPNYSMIIKHPMDFSTMKDKITNNEYNTVTEFKADFKLMCDNAMVYNRPETVYYKEAKKLLHTGFKMMSKDRLLVLKRSMSFMQDMAAILGDDELEADIPTTETTPMPVESAKKSKKLPVKDMTYLFELEGNACSLTDSTAEEHVLALVEHSADEARDRINRYMPNSKIGYLQKESDTSLVYTVVNQVDPDAEEEETHKVDLSSLSNKLLPGLTTLGFKDDRRHKVTFLSSAYNIQSLQKNSVYPDLVPEESELLCSAYGDETGVQCALSILDFVKGCGSVTRHWVDGLLDKMTAGDHTKASNQIRQKRNMLKPDETKTGLCDMQGADGHGLGESSSVLDFMSLKNYPDISLDISMLNTLGKGVKKEPGNEEGQQQFDDADKLLQEFQEAQVDRVGSRPSSNLSSLSNASERDQHHLGSPAQSEMVHDPYEFLQSPESESPANN